The nucleotide window GTATGGGCAAGCCACATACGCCACGCTGACAGGGGTTCCGTTGCAGTAAGGCGGTCCGCTATGATGTGCGGAACGACACGAACGACTGAAAGCTCGATGAAGACGTTGAATCCGGCGGTGGCCCGAGTGCTCAAACGCCTGCATTATCCGCTCGAGGTGATACCGACTTGCGTGCGCTGGTACGTGGCTTATCCGCTGAGCCCGCGGCACCTTGAAGACATGATGGCTGAGCGCGGCGTTTCGGTCGATCATTCGACTGTGCACCGCTGGGCCATCAAGCTGTTGCCGGTGCTGGAGAAAGCGTTTCGCCTCCGCAAGCGGCCGGTTGGCAAGAGCTGGCGGATGGACGAGACCTGCATCCGCGTCAAGGGGGAATGGCGAAATCTCTACCGGGCCGTCGACAAGGACGGCAACACCGTCGACTTTCTGCTACGGGCCCATCGGGACAAGACTGCAGCCCGGCGTTATTATGAGAAATCGATCGCCCAGAATGGTGTGCCCGAGACGGTAACCATCGACAAAAGCGGCGCCAATCTCGCCGCGCTCGAAGCGATCAATGCTGAGCGTGAAACGTCCATCAAGATCCGCCAGTCGAAATATCTCAATAACCTCGTCGAACAGGACCATCGGGCGATCAAGCGACGCACGCGGCCCATGCTGGGGTTCAAGACTTTTCGCTGTGCCCGGATCCTTCTGGCCGGCATTGAGGTTATGCGCATGATAGCGAAAGGACAGATGAAGTGTGCTCGCGGAACCGATCCGTCCGCTGCTGATCAATTCTACGACCTTGCAATATAAGCAGTACTTCGCATGTCGATCTCGGTCATCCCTCGGAACTTACAGCGACAAAGCCCGTTGTGGTGCTTTCGACTTCATGGGAATGCATGGTTGACTCCAGAAAGTTGGAAAGAAAGTTCCGGGCTAGGGAACTGCAGGGATTCCGTCAGGACTCGACCCGGATAGGAGTCCTGATAGAAACTGAAGGAGTCGGGTAGCTCGGGCACGCCGCTCCTGCTGTGCTTACGCCTTCATCTGGCGCATGGCGTCAGCCAGCATCCAGAGGTCGCGGTTAAGCTTCACGTTCTGGTCGATGCCGGTAAGGGGGCGTGTGGACATGGAACGGCCTGTGCGCGAACGTCCGTGCAGGCCTCCCTTGGTGAGGTTTTCCTGCACACGGTTAAAGACGGTCCAAAGGTCGTCGCGGCGATCCTCGAAGCGACGCGGCGCGAGCAACTGGCTGTCGGTGACAGGGGCCGGTGCCTGTGGGTCGGTCGGATCGTAGCGCAGCGCGAGTGCTGAGCGGGTGAACGCATGCTGTTCGTCCCCTCGAGTGTAACGGCGTGCATACCTTCCTTCTGCTCGCGGATCAGGTCGAAGTCGTCGAACACGTCGAACGCGCCGTTGATAACGTTCTGGACGATGTTGCCCTTGTGCGGGACACGGATATCGGAGACGTTGTCGCCTGCCACCATGCCGTTCTGGCATACGAAGCGCAGCACGCCCGCGAGCATCTGGTAGCTACTGGTGCCGTCGTGCGAATTGGGCAAGATGATCTCATTGGCTTCGTCGCCGGTGATCTGGTCGGCGTGGCGAAGCCGCCTCATGTGTTTCGTGTACTCAAGGCGGTCGTCATGGCGTACGCGGGTCTGGCAGACCATGAAAGGCTGGAAGCCTTCGTTGCGCAGGCCGCGCAGCACGTCGATGGTCGGAATGTAGGTGTAGCGCTCGGAGCGGCTTTCGTGCTTGCCGTCCGCGAAGATGGACGGGGCAACGCGGCGGATCTGGTCGTCCGACAGGGGCGAGTCGGCGCGAAGAATCGGGGAGCCGTAACGGAAAGAGGAAGCGAATTGCATGGCAATCTCCACAAGAAAAACGTTGAACGGTGTTGCGCTGACCGGGATGAGCCGCCGCGCGGCGAGCGAGAATGTGGAGGCCGCATGCGGCCTTCACCTAGACGGTTCTTGAGAGGTTTTGCGTCAGGGGTTGAAGCCCATCAGGGTCGAGACGCGGAGCGCAGCTTGACGCGAAGCGCGAAAACCCGGCCCGCTGTGTGAGCGGAGGGAGACGCCCCGCCGGCAGCCAGTTACGTGACATTGCAATCGAGTGGGTACAACCGGCGAGCCCATCGCTCATCCTCCGCGTCATCGCCCGCGCCCCAGTCGACTTACCATTCTGGCAATCGGAATGCGCTAACATGTCTGTCACCGCCGGACGGCAAATCGGTTAGAACAACCGGAAAGGGAATCAAGATGCGGTCCGCACTGGACCGCGAGGGGAATGTCTGGTCAGTCGAAGCGCTACAGGCTCGTCACGACGAGCAACGGGAGACTCCTGATCTTGTTTGTGATCACCCGCCGTGTGGATGCGCAGTGCGCTTTGTGCATCGATACCAGCAGAACCGGTCCAACCGGATCGAGCCAATCGACGTACCGGCCTATATTGGGCTCACAAGTGACTCCGAACATGTCGCCGGATGCCGGTATGACGCACCGTGCAGGTTGACGGCCATTGTCGCGGACTCCGATCCGGATTTCATCAAGACACTCGAGACCGGAAAACGCGAGTTGCGCCTGCTGGTCCTGCACAACGGTCTGCGTGGGAAGGGGCTTTCCGGCACAAGGCTGACAGGAACGGGCACGGCCACTGGAACGTCGGGCGGGAACACTACGATCGATGTCACCCAGTCCGAAAAGAAGTTCTCCAGCTATCTGCGCACGACGGCGGATCTCGTTGCATTGGGTGCGCTTTGTGAATCGGATGCGTTCCTGGCATCGGAACTGGTCCGGCGTTTCGGTACCCGGCGTATTGCCTGGAAGGAATTTTACTTTGAGCGGGAACGCTATGACGACGCCTGGGAGCTTGTGAGAGCGGGCGGGTCAAATGCATTCCCGATTGCACCGGCGGGCACCGTGCACACCCACCACATACCGTCGCCGGGCGGAAAGTATGGAAGCAGCTTTCTGAATTGCCACGCGCTATACCGCACAACCGGCGATCCCGACCGTGTGGAAACGTTTGAAGCCAGCATTGCTCATGAAGACGGGAAATGGCTTGCTGACTTTCCGGCGGGCACGGATATCGTCATGTCCGGTATCTGGCGACTGCTGGACCGGGTCGAGAAGGAGGGGAAGGACCCACGCAATCCTTCCAGGATCGTCACATACGTGACGCACAAGTTGATGCTTCAACCAAAATTCCGGCGCCAGGTTATCGGCGCTGGGGTGTAGTGATCGAAAAAATAAAAATTGTCAGCGGGAAATAAAAAGTGTCACGGATTTGGCGATCACCCTACTATTTGGGACGATCGAGTTCTGCCGGAGTTGCCGGGGTGGTGGCATGCAGTTGTTCGCAATGGGGTCTCGAGGTGCTGGCGAAGGTTTGACGTGCAGGGCCGGCGACTACGGGCGCATTATCCGGACGCTTAAAGAGCAATGCGTGCATCGGCATCGATTCGAGACGCTGCAACACGCCAGCCGTGTGATTACCGACTGGATTCAGTTTTACAACCATCGATGGCCCCACCAGCCGCTGAAGATGAAAACACCGGCTGAGGCATTCGCTTTAGCTGCTTAACCTGTGCAGGTTTGGCTGGGTCAATACACAGGAACCTACGCGGGCGGCGAGTTCTGGCCGACTTTGGGAAAAACTAGCAATAAAGCAACCTATGGCTACCCCAAACTTTATTGTCCGCTCGTGGCACTGGAGCGCTTGCTGTCAGCTCCAATGCGTCGCTCACGAACGTCTGGCTGGAGCAACCAAAAAGCGATGCCGACATTTACCCGCCGCTCAAGGCTGAAGTGGGCACGACCGGGACCACAACGCTGGACGGATGTGTAGCGTCGCTATAGATCGTTAGCACGCCAGCGAGCGAATTGAGCAGTGTCGGAATCGGCGGGATGCCTTGAGGCAAGTCGCTGGCACCAACGGCCACGCGCAGGCTATGACCTTGAGCAATCATCGCACTGGTCGGGAATATCTCCACCGGTACCATCACGGCGTTGCCGCTACCTACGGCTTGCACCGATGCTTGGGTGTAGGGATGCCAGGGCTGAATCATCAGCCCGTTCATGTAGCGAGAACGGGTGGTGTCTACCGCGCGCAGCGAGGCGGTCTGGGTGCCGTTGGTCAACGGCGTGGCGTTGCCGTTGCTGTCGACGTCGTCAACCCTTACAGATAGGGCGGCGTCGCTGGCCGTGGTCGAAATCCACACATCCGCCTCGATCGGACCATTGATATAGGTGTCACTGGTCATCGGCGACGTCTGGTATTTCACGTCGGTCTGCTCCGCCAGGTCATCGTTGGTTTGACAGGGCAGGGGAATCACCCCGGTGATCCCGGCCGTCCACTGAGACAGGCTAATGGAGCAGAGACCATTGAGCGGCTCCTGCACAACTTTGTTGGATGCCTCGCCAGCCGTCGATGCGGTGGACGACAGGCTGCGATCACCGTGTAGGAGCAATTTCTCGGCCTGGACCTGGGGATTGGGCCAGTCGGTTGCGGTGACGAAATGATTGTAGCCGTAGACGTACTGGGTGACGTTGGGAAGCTGGTCTGCGCCTACGTCCATGCCCTTGACGTACTGGTCGAACCACTGGAGTTCGATATGGTCGAGCACGGGCACACCGTCTGCCGGCAGGTCGGCTTGGCCGGAAGTCGCCTGGATATGGGTCCAGGGACCGATCAATAGCTTGGCTGGAACGTGAGTTTTGAGCTCTTCGTAACTGATCGGCTCACTACGCTGGAAAATGTCGTGCAAGCCGCCGACGATGAAGGTTGGCACGGCGATCTTGCCGTCGTTCTCCAACGGTGATCGTATCGCCCAGAAGTTGCCGTCCTCGGCTGTTGAGGGATCGCCGCTCAAACCTTGCAGAAGGAGCGGCACCTGGAAATCCGTCACCGCGCCTTCGATATGATCGAGAATGGCCGTAGCGCCCAGAGCAGGATTGGTCAGTGCGATCGGATCCATCAGGCTCAGGGCCGACACCGCGCTCAGCCAGATCGGTACGAAGGTGGTATTCATCTGTCCGCCCGTGAAGACGATGTCGCGGTAACCATCCCCGATCGGCGCGATCGGGAAGGCAGCCTTCACGGCGGGATGATCCTGCGCGGCAGTGATGATGGCGGCAATGGCAAGGTAAGAAGTGCCCCACAGGCCAATGCTGCCGTTACACCAGGACTGGTGGGTTACCCAATTCTCGACGTTGGCGTAGTCGGACTGCTCGGTGGTGCCGAAAGCATCCCAGGAGCCCGTGGATTGACCCGTGCCGCGTACGTCCACGACGACGGTCGCATAACCGTGTTCGATGATGTATGGGTCAGCGCCATGAAACAGCCCGGTATATTGATCGACTTCGGCGTTATAGGCGGTCTCGACCAACACCGTCGGAAAGTTGCCCGGTATGGCATTGCCGTTGCTGTCGGCCGGCAGGGTCACGAAGGCCGCAAGCTGCGTGCCGTCGGGCATGGTGATGTACTGAGTATTCTCTGTCACCGTGTTGGGATACAGCACGGGTGGGTTGTAGTCGACCCATTTGGCGCCGCTGTTGCTTTTGATCGAAGTACCCGGTTGGCTGGTCAAAGCGCGGGTACCCAAGGTTGTCCAAGTCGTGCTTCCTGAGGCAGATGTGCCGTTGGAAGGAGCGGTGCTGTTCCCGCTGTTCCCGCAGCCGGTTAGCAGGATCGCAAGCACCAGAGTCTGGCCAACAGAAAACCACAGCCGGTGAAGCGGCGTCTTTTTCGTTTTCAAGAGTATCTCCCCCTACTGACTATATTTTTATTGGGAACGAAGATTATTCAAACGATTCCCCTCAATACATTGGTCGCAGCGACATTAGCAAATCAACGTATTAAATCAACGTTCGTTTAACTGTTAATCGATATGCGGCCGGTACTACCACATCCATTTCCGCTCTTCACGCACTGCTTCAGGTAGATGCATCATCCGCGCGGCGAAGTCGCAACGTTTGGTCTTCAGCTAACAGTCTTGAGCGACCGCTATTCGGCAGCGGAGTTCGAGTTTTAAAGGTCCGGAGTTGGCTGGCAAGTGATCGTTGAGTGTCACAGCTGAACGATTGCGGACACTCATCAGGTGTTTGAGCGAAAGGCAGGGTGGGGATGGGACGAGTTGTACGCCCGCACACCGGTTATGCCAATCGCAACCCTGACGGACTTGCCCACCCGGCTCAACATTCCTACCAGTGTGTCGATAGTGAATTTCCGACCTTCCTGCTCAGCACATCCAATACGCGCGGGCGCGAAACCATCAGGATCTGAGCGGCGTCCGCCTGTTTCAGATGATTTTTCGCGATCCAGGTCGATAACTCAGCCATCAGCTGCTCTTTCAAGCGCCGCGTGTCGTTGATCTGCTTTTGAGAGGCATCGAACAGGAGCTTAGCTCCCGCCGGGGGGGAGCCAAGCTCCAGAAACAGGTTGGCTCCTCGCTTCGTCACATGACGAATTTCAGTGTCAACCTTCATTTTTGATCCTCCGCGCGTTTGCAACGGCGCGATAACGAATGATGGCAATGTCGATGTCATGCTTTATCTTCGCCTGGGACTCCTTTTTAAAGCAATGGACGATGTAGAGAGCTTCCTCAGGCTATGGCGACATAGAACACCCGGAAGGAAAGAGTCGAGGCAAGCACCGCGCCAGTCGTGGCGCCGAGCAACGCTGACGCGCCCTGGCTTGCACCCTGCCAGCTCACATAAAAACAGCGCCGGCGCAGCGATGCTGATTCAAGCAGGAAAGTCAACGCGACGCTGATCTCGCCGCCCGCCGACAGTCCCTGCAACAGACGCCCTGCGACCAGAAGAATGGGAGCAGCGATGCCGATCTGTGCGTAGGTCGGTATGAGGCCGATCAACGCAGTACCGGCCGCCATCAGACCGATTGTGAGCGTCAGTGCCGCCTTGCGTCCGCGGTGATCCGCGTGCAGGCCGATCAGCACTGCGCCGAACGGACGGATGGCGAAGCCCGCACCGAACGTGGCGAGCGAAAGCAGGAGCGATGCGGTGGGCGAAGCGTCGGGAAAGAACAGCTTGCCGATGATCGCCGAGAAGAAGTTATAGACCGTGAATCCGTAGACATCGAGCGTGTTTCCGAGCGAGGTTGCGACCATCGCGCGGTAGCTCGAACGCTTTGGTGCGACGGGATGCACTTGCGCCAGCGCTGCTTTCGTGAATTCGAACGAAGACATATTGACCAGTGCTCGATAAGGGAAACTGCGGTTTCCGACAGCGCGACGTGATACAAGCGGACGGACGCGTTACACTGCCGGTAGGTACAGCGATCTTAGGTAGAAAAAAACGCACCGCGAATCACTTGTTCTTATGGTTATAACAGGCGATACCCGTGGGGCACAGAGGCGCGCAACGAGGAAGGGCAATAGGGTCACGACTTTGCAAGTCTGCGATCGGTCGCACGCGACCCGCAACACCGGTACGGACGATTGCCATTCATCCAGGTTCATAACACGTTCTTTTAGATCCACGAACTGGACTATAGATCGATCATCCTATTGAGTTGACGGGCCCGTATTCCAGGCGGCTGGTGAAGAACTGAATTTGAGTGGCAAGCGGGCTGGCCCAATCTACCCCTTGCGAATTTGGAGCCTCGACTCGTGATCGCGGCGCTCCTGAATCTTTGAAGCCGGGCATGATGTTCGTCCGGGGCTCGATGTAGCGATGGGTCGCCATGACCACACGCGCACAGCGCGAAGTGCACCGCCTGCTGACTGCACCGGTAGCCGATGAGCAACGCTTGGCTCTCGACCAACTCCTTTTGCCGCTTACCGGTCGCCCCGTCAGTAAGCTGGCGTGGCTACGGCAATCGCCGGGCGAACCCAGTGCGAAAGCCGTTGTCGCACATTCATGATGAACGCTCCTTTGCCGTGGACGTCGCGACGTCTCCACTCCGGTATAAAAATCTCTAGGGTAGCGAGAGTCGTCCATCACATCAGAGTCATTGCGTCAATATCCCGTGTGCCCCGGTAGGGGGCCGTTTGATCGATCACTTCTACCAAACGCGACGAGATG belongs to Burkholderia sp. GAS332 and includes:
- a CDS encoding Helix-turn-helix domain-containing protein, with the protein product MKVDTEIRHVTKRGANLFLELGSPPAGAKLLFDASQKQINDTRRLKEQLMAELSTWIAKNHLKQADAAQILMVSRPRVLDVLSRKVGNSLSTHW
- a CDS encoding Transposase (or an inactivated derivative), which encodes MMCGTTRTTESSMKTLNPAVARVLKRLHYPLEVIPTCVRWYVAYPLSPRHLEDMMAERGVSVDHSTVHRWAIKLLPVLEKAFRLRKRPVGKSWRMDETCIRVKGEWRNLYRAVDKDGNTVDFLLRAHRDKTAARRYYEKSIAQNGVPETVTIDKSGANLAALEAINAERETSIKIRQSKYLNNLVEQDHRAIKRRTRPMLGFKTFRCARILLAGIEVMRMIAKGQMKCARGTDPSAADQFYDLAI
- a CDS encoding Sugar transporter produces the protein MSSFEFTKAALAQVHPVAPKRSSYRAMVATSLGNTLDVYGFTVYNFFSAIIGKLFFPDASPTASLLLSLATFGAGFAIRPFGAVLIGLHADHRGRKAALTLTIGLMAAGTALIGLIPTYAQIGIAAPILLVAGRLLQGLSAGGEISVALTFLLESASLRRRCFYVSWQGASQGASALLGATTGAVLASTLSFRVFYVAIA